In Daphnia magna isolate NIES linkage group LG6, ASM2063170v1.1, whole genome shotgun sequence, the following are encoded in one genomic region:
- the LOC116925180 gene encoding ras association domain-containing protein 8 yields the protein MELKVWVEGIQRVVCGVCDRTTCQDVVYALAHATGKTGRFTLIERWRSNERLLAPHEHPLKVLMKWGEYSSDVHFILQRTALDATANRNAIQQNNKSSTARPTKTSVDPLHGFTPPLSSPPSHVQGAAASTAAPSPSKDLKKSLTFSGGVGGGGSGSPGDRSKLPLNVGVVRGVPKRPDNNGESSDHISHNGHKSAYTSPTPPPSHQVPQTSNYREKNQSPSSNEGQLVYPRYDPPLYGRGRLPAESNGSSADAHYSNPPHQHYYAQQQQQQDSSLQNDSVRFPPPYRNPPPPFAGGTRQPPPPPYREPPRPSPLGGGGRGSSPYRSSPAPPMTPSPGRSTSTPPRPSPVRHEMNVQQSDETVPTSSFDSRDDQSRRSRRNLRLDLSGARTPSPPSDPQQAQLIQRVNRQRGALDEQQEKLIQLEQELLSWEEKLHRQLDEERQQLNRELTQLEDRCRQQENQLSELFNVEADWEQACREGQDLTEELARLKSDVSTLDSQLNECEPTLRLLRADVNEAEEQLVKELESELARVRSDLDSAGQQEHNMNEEEQTIAEELAQSDTNVRSLRSQMDQLTQEIKQANLQSLSIAPADDLKILLEGHNKTGHSRRMLGSPRQLENPVPTNKNPHGVWV from the exons ATGGAATTGAAAGTTTGGGTGGAAGGTATCCAGCGCGTCGTGTGCGGCGTTTGCGACCGGACAACTTGCCAA GATGTCGTCTATGCTCTGGCACACGCGACGGGCAAGACGGGTCGCTTCACGCTCATCGAACGTTGGCGCAGCAATGAACGACTTTTGGCACCCCACGAACATCCCCTCAAG GTGCTGATGAAATGGGGAGAATATTCGTCTGATGTGCATTTTATACTCCAGCGGACTGCACTGGACGCGACGGCCAATAGAAACGCGATCCAGCAGAACAACAAGAGCTCGACAGCCAGGCCGACCAAGACGTCAGTCGATCCGCTTCACGGATTCACTCCGCCGCTGTCGTCACCGCCGTCGCATGTCCAAGGAGCCGCCGCCTCGACGGCCGCACCGTCGCCGTCCAAAGATCTGAAGAAATCGCTAACGTTTAGCGGAGGCGTTGGCGGAGGTGGGTCGGGATCGCCAGGCGATCGGTCCAAACTTCCGCTGAACGTTGGTGTTGTTCGTGGGGTGCCCAAACGGCCGGATAATAACGGCGAATCAAGCGATCATATCAGTCACAATGGCCATAAATCCGCCTACACCAGCCCTACACCTCCGCCTTCCCATCAAGTTCCTCAGACATCTAACTACCGGGAGAAGAATCAATCGCCGTCGTCCAACGAAGGCCAACTTGTCTATCCGAGATATGATCCTCCTCTTTACGGCAGAGGTCGGCTTCCGGCCGAATCCAACGGCTCGTCCGCTGACGCGCATTATTCGAATCCTCCGCATCAGCATTATTACgctcagcaacagcagcagcaggaTTCTTCGCTACAAAATGATTCAGTCAGATTCCCTCCGCCTTATCGGAATCCCCCTCCGCCTTTTGCTG gaggtaCGAGACAGCCACCACCGCCGCCATATCGTGAACCGCCACGTCCGTCGCCCTTGGGAGGAGGAGGGAGAGGTTCGTCGCCATATCGGTCCAGTCCAGCACCACCCATGACGCCGTCACCGGGCCGCAGTACGTCAACACCTCCCCGGCCGTCACCCGTCCGCCATGAAATGAACGTCCAACAAAGCGATGAAACTGTTCCTACTTCAAGTTTCGATAGCAGAGATGACCAGTCCCGACGTTCAAGACGCAATCTCAGATTG gattTGAGCGGTGCAAGAACGCCCAGTCCACCGTCGGATCCGCAGCAAGCTCAACTTATCCAGCGAGTGAATCGCCAACGCGGTGCGCTGGATGAGCAGCAAGAGAAATTGATCCAGCTGGAGCAGGAGCTTCTCAGTTGGGAGGAGAAGCTGCACCGGCAACTGGATGAAGAACGTCAACAACTCAATCGTGAATTAACTCAGTTAGAGGATCGATGTCGCCAGCAAGAGAATCAA TTGTCTGAACTTTTCAACGTTGAAGCCGATTGGGAACAAGCCTGTCGCGAAGGCCAGGACCTGACGGAAGAGTTGGCTCGATTGAAATCTGACGTGTCGACATTGGATTCGCAATTGAACGAGTGCGAGCCAACCCTTAG GCTTTTGAGGGCGGACGTTAACGAAGCCGAGGAGCAGTTAGTGAAGGAACTCGAATCAGAACTAGCCCGAGTTCGATCCGATCTCGACTCGGCTGGCCAGCAGGAGCACAATATGAACGAAGAAGAGCAAACCATTGCCGAAGAACTGGCCCAATCGGACACGAACGTACGTTCGTTACGTTCCCAAATGGATCAACTAACGCAGGAGATCAAACAAGCCAATCTACAGTCTTTGAGCATCGCACCGGCCGACGACTTGAAAATCCTATTGGAAG GCCACAACAAGACGGGCCACAGTCGACGTATGCTGGGCTCACCGCGCCAGCTGGAAAATCCCGTCCCTACCAATAAAAACCCTCATGGAGTCTGGGTTTGA
- the LOC116925176 gene encoding SCY1-like protein 2, giving the protein MDMLNKLKSTVSTTVSQLSGVLPGNPVTREYEVGKLIGSAGPDLLWKIFSGYKKSTKQEASIFVLEKKLLEKYSKKDRDQLVEVLRRGIAQLTRLRHPQVLTVQHPVEESRESLAFATEPVFASLANVLGCHENINPVPQQLRNHKLFEVEIKYGLQQLIEGLIFLHNDVKLLHCNICPESIVVNQQGAFKIFGFDFCTSSQDPTSKLWPVREPDPELSHVSQPNLDYLAPELGRNHRRHGNGANTIGCGASADMYSLGCVIVSIYQNGKSPWQMDGDVECFYRHAGSHSQSLQRMEGVPPDLVDHVRSLLHPTPEQRPDAHQLVKISWFDDVGVKTLNYLDSLFQWDNLQKSQFFKGLPQILPRLPERVCLHRVMPCLAKEFVNPSMVPFILPCSLHIAQEASKENYVAHILPHLRPVMKMQEPVQILLIFMQRMELLLQKTPPEDVKSDVLPMIYRALEAEAAPQIQELCLSVIPSFASLIDYPAMKNALMPRIKKLCLLPSGQLSVRVNCLICIGKLLDNVDKWLVLDDILPMLPAIPSKDPAVVMAVLGVYKMALEHPRLGIPKEVIATQIVPFLFPLLVEPGLSLTQFRALVSTIKEMLAKVEEEQKSKLESVAALQEEQRTALGNLALNDSSSQNSTASGGASTASSANNSAVSQQIDALFSQLSTSSETTKVKQTTAATPAMASSNVVANSRIDSGIVAPAIAMPKSGMMSLRSAPNSTPTTWNNNNVNGTRANTTAANKDPVSSMIHSNLSAMGGMGGIRPANQWAPPSQAVPSPAWNHNPAAAPIQQPQMRMMATPLVPQNQQFTQQNPMMTVMMPQSTFSQPISPMAPTTPAAFRPLARSDIDDLLS; this is encoded by the exons ATGGATATGCTAAACAAATTGAAATCCACTGTGAGCACCACTGTCTCACAGCTCTCTGGTGTCTTACCTGGTAATCCCGTGACTCGCGAATACGAAGTCGGGAAGCTGATCGGTTCAGCCGGGCCGGATCTCCTGTGGAAAATATTCAGTGGCTACAAGAAGTCCACCAAGCAAGAGGCCTCCATCTTTGTCTTGGAAAAGAAATTGCTGGAAAAATATTCTAAAAAGGACCGTGATCAATTAGTGGAAGTGCTCCGTAGAGGAATAGCCCAGCTAACACGTCTGAGGCATCCTCAGGTGTTAACAGTGCAGCATCCCGTGGAGGAGAGCAGAGAAAGCTTGGCGTTTGCCACAGAACCTGTTTTTGCTTCACTGGCTAATGTTCTTGGATGCCATGAAAACATTAACCCAGTTCCCCAGCAGTTGAGGAACCACAAACTTTTTGAAGTTGAAATCAAATATGGTCTCCAACAGTTGATTGAGGGGCTCATTTTCCTCCATAATGATGTTAAACTTCTGCATTGCAACATATGTCCAGAATCCATTGTTGTTAATCAACAAG GTgcctttaaaatttttggttttgacttCTGCACATCCAGCCAAGATCCTACAAGTAAATTATGGCCAGTCAGAGAACCAGACCCTGAACTTTCTCATGTGTCACAGCCAAATCTAGATTATTTGGCTCCCGAACTGGGCCGTAATCACCGAAGGCACGGCAATGGAGCAAACACGATTGGTTGTGGGGCTTCTGCCGACATGTATTCACTAGGTTGCGTTATCGTCAGCATCTATCAGAACGGCAAGAGCCCATGGCAAATGGACGGTGACGTCGAGTGTTTCTATCGACACGCCGGTTCACATTCCCAATCTCTGCAACGTATGGAGGGCGTACCACCCGATTTAGTGGATCATGTTCGGTCCCTCCTACACCCTACACCTGAACAACGGCCTGACGCCCACCAGCTAGTTAAAATCAGCTGGTTTGACGATGTCGGAGTAAAAACACTCAATTATCTTGATTCACTCTTCCAATGGGATAATCTCCAGAAGTCCCAG ttttttaaaGGTTTGCCCCAGATTCTACCGCGACTTCCAGAGCGGGTATGTCTGCACAGAGTAATGCCCTGCTTGGCCAAAGAATTTGTCAACCCGTCCATGGTGCCATTCATTTTGCCATGTTCACTTCACATCGCGCAGGAAGCGAGCAAGGAGAACTATGTCGCGCACATTTTACCACATCTCAGGCCCGTCATGAAGATGCAAGAGCCTGTCCAGATTTTGCTGATATTCATGCAACGAATGGAACTTTTACTTCAAAAGACGCCCCCGGAAGATGTCAAGTCCGACGTGTTGCCCATGATATACCGAGCACTAGAGGCTGAAGCGGCCCCACAGATCCAGGAGCTCTGCTTAAGCGTCATACCCAGTTTTGCATCGCTCATTGATTATCCAGCTATGAAAAACGCATTGATGCCTCGCATCAAGAAACTGTGCCTTCTGCCATCAGGTCAGTTGTCTGTCCGTGTCAACTGCCTCATTTGCATAGGGAAACTACTGGACAACGTCGATAAGTGGCTGGTACTGGATGACATTTTGCCCATGCTTCCTGCAATCCCATCCAAGGATCCAGCCGTGGTCATGGCTGTCCTGGGTGTGTATAAGATGGCTTTGGAACATCCCCGACTGGGCATACCCAAAGAAGTTATTGCCACGCAAATTGTGCCGTTTTTATTCCCACTCCTAGTCGAACCAGGACTTTCCTTGACTCAATTCCGGGCGTTAGTCTCGACGATCAAAGAGATGTTGGCCAAAGTggaagaagaacaaaagagCAAGTTAGAAAGTGTGGCTGCCTTGCAAGAAGAACAGCGTACCGCACTTGGGAATTTAGCGTTGAACGATTCGTCGTCACAAAATTCGACTGCCAGCGGAGGAGCTTCAACTGCCTCATCGGCGAATAATTCGGCCGTGTCGCAACAAATCGATGCACTATTTTCCCAATTATCAACCTCTAGCGAGACAACTAAAGTCAAGCAAACGACTGCGGCTACTCCCGCGATGGCCAGTAGTAATGTTGTTGCTAACAGCCGGATCGATTCCGGCATAGTAGCGCCGGCCATTGCTATGCCGAAGTCGGGCATGATGTCGTTACGATCTGCGCCCAACAGCACTCCAACAACCTGGAATAACAACAACGTTAACGGTACACGAGCAAACACGACAGCAGCGAATAAGGATCCAGTCAGTTCCATGATTCACTCAAATTTGAGTGCCATGGGAGGAATGGGGGGCATCCGACCAGCTAATCAATGGGCTCCGCCAAGCCAAGCGGTTCCTTCGCCTGCGTGGAATCACAATCCAGCTGCCGCCCCAATTCAACAGCCGCAAATGAGAATGATGGCCACTCCACTGGTTCCACAAAACCAACAGTTTACCCAACAAAATCCTATGATGACCGTCATGATGCCGCAATCGACTTTTTCCCAGCCCATCAGCCCCATGGCGCCGACGACACCAGCGGCATTCCGGCCACTCGCTCGCTCCGATATCGACGATTTGCTAAGTTAa
- the LOC116925177 gene encoding uncharacterized protein LOC116925177 gives MIEMMQISSLSESSLIPIGSTRTGSWSGGKNGRGSRHRGKSKLMEQIDLFLEGMGLYRKQTARDATCLFRAVSEQVFYSQCFHYSVRLSCIHFMERNRNLFPEKIDGEKFEDHARRMRSPREWGGHWEMQAMALLYKKDFIIFNDINTAPVQVTDNNFADKMLLCRIGPNHFDSVFAKSFIDNTAVCQGLIYELLYGQVFGMEDIDTAVQVMLYEGKQSKDSFEVSTSLRENQARPNSVINVLVKGGTPFPYKVAKALDPRMYRNVEYDLWNDERKELKKNNIFHNEILQIGSKCMVTISENPNHQYPAYIQDMQPDKGPVTVFVEVLGEMCTVPYDNIEPIVLPLAKTRCLLINGTQLHSQTTQSVRFRRFKPSRIGEKNTTLREITDKIQCSLPKMQSAVDFNNNQTINQVVLWSHNGANSNSNSNSVANSPESSGSRETHCTVDSADSSQSANGPQIESPYYVVSPPSQPHQWGLYPSIPPCPPPQLSYAQQTQQQAVHMPTPLYVTFSDGTTMMVPTHRIQDSSQQQQQTHPFVYHYDSSGMPSAASFPPHFGMISENIDPQLENIGMNLEQQLVLHQEEIYGSLPSLMPFPPGSLGYWPAEQQQISHQLLPAGYCPPPHHHMQQQQQCANPPVANGEMAPMTVFFSTPFPYQLST, from the exons ATGATTGAGATGATGCAAATCTCATCTTTGTCTGAGAGCAGTTTGATACCAATCGGCTCTACCAGGACTGGTAGCTGGTCGGGTGGGAAGAATGGCCGCGGCTCACGACATCGTGGGAAGAGCAAGCTTATGGAACAAATCGACTTGTTCTTGGAAGGCATGGGGCTTTATCGCAAACAAACGGCCAGAGATGCTACATGTCTTTTCCGGGCTGTTTCGGAACAAGTTTTTTATAGTCAGTGTTTTCATTACTCTGTCCGGCTTTCCTGCATACATTTCATGGAACGAAATCGTAACCTTTTTCCGGAGAAGATTGACGGTGAAAAATTTGAAGACCACGCGAGACGTATGAGAAGTCCACGCGAATGGGGTGGCCATTGGGAGATGCAAGCCATGGCCCTCCTTTACAA GAAAGATTTCATCATCTTTAATGACATAAATACAGCTCCAGTACAAGTGACAGACAATAACTTCGCGGATAAAATGTTGCTGTGCCGAATCGGACCCAACCATTTTGACTCGGTCTTTGCCAAATCCTTTATCGACAACACAGCTGTCTGTCAAG GTTTAATTTACGAACTACTATACGGCCAAGTTTTTGGTATGGAAGACATAGACACAGCTGTCCAGGTGATGCTTTACGAGGGTAAACAATCAAAGGACAGTTTTGAG GTGTCTACTTCGTTGCGGGAAAATCAAGCGCGACCCAATAGTGTAATTAATGTTTTGGTAAAAGGCGGTACGCCCTTTCCATATAAAGTAGCCAAAGCGCTAGATCCAAGAATGTACCGCAACGTGGAATATGATTTGTGGAATGACGAAAGAAAAG agttgaaaaagaataacatATTCCACAACGAGATTTTACAGATCGGTTCCAAATGTATGGTAACCATCAGTGAGAATCCGAATCACCAGTATCCGGCTTACATCCAAGATATGCAGCCCGACAAAGGACCCGTCACCGTTTTCGTCGAGGTTCTTGGCGAAAT GTGTACTGTTCCATATGATAATATTGAACCTATAGTACTTCCATTGGCAAAAACACGCTGTCTCCTCATCAATGGGACGCAATTACACTCTCAAACCACTCAGTCTGTTCGCTTCCGGCGATTCAAACCAAGTCGTATAGGAGAAAAGAATACCACTTTACGTGAAATCACTGACAAGATACAATGCTCACTGCCAAAAATGCAATCTGCCGTGGATTTCAACAATAATCAAACG atTAATCAAGTGGTGTTATGGAGTCATAATGGGGCCAATTCCAACAGCAATAGCAATTCGGTAGCCAATTCTCCAGAATCATCTGGTAGTCGAGAGACACATTGCACTGTAGATTCTGCTGATTCGTCGCAGTCCGCTAATGGACCACAAATTGAATCGCCATACTACGTCGTATCCCCACCTTCGCAACCTCATCAATGGGGACTGTATCCGTCTATTCCTCCATGTCCACCTCCGCAGCTTTCTTATGCACAGCAAACACAGCAACAGGCCGTTCATATGCCGACTCCATTATATGTAACATTCTCTGATGGGACCACGATGATGGTACCGACTCATCGCATTCAAGACTCTTctcagcagcaacagcaaaccCATCCCT TTGTGTATCACTACGACTCTTCCGGCATGCCGTCAGCTGCATCTTTTCCTCCACATTTTGGAATGATCAGCGAGAACATCGATCCGCAGTTGGAGAACATTGGGATGAATTTGGAACAACAGCTCGTTCTTCACCAAGAAGAAATTTACGGTTCGTTACCGTCGCTTATGCCATTTCCACCTGGCTCGCTTGGTTACTGGCCAGCGGAACAGCAACAAATTTCGCATCAACTCCTACCAGCCGGGTATTGTCCACCGCCACATCACCAtatgcaacaacagcaacagtgTGCTAATCCGCCGGTAGCTAATGGAGAAATGGCACCAATGACAGTATTTTTTTCGACCCCTTTCCCTTATCAGCTGAGTACCTAA
- the LOC116925181 gene encoding FAST kinase domain-containing protein 5, mitochondrial isoform X1, protein MDHVIKKILPQILVTHQKYFRSLGGCYYLSSKTVLSNMALLLKSGDKEDCIPENNDPFRLLLDSNLIHKKSITKCHSLTLHNGSILPNMEHFSKNKSHYEEFIEWIDKPDFDIKSEKFKTLISGMLENLHLISGEHLVNIINRLCLNGEKTKQVECLVAKLDQKCCENSRKWDKSIYIAAAWSFFQLKSYSAFNLQKKMVMDLAGVVKQMSSQELIMYLVILKQFRRFPRKINKADIEIRLNEVLDNVSIEDLGLACLAFFECNEAVQNTELVGRLVERLLIDANSTDEKTVGSMLKLFRRSSTDSGNFAKQVLDIQPRLCDLVHRWNPKVLIQLIAVGSNILFFHHATIERVARKILTCLNEARLKDLERLAMAIAISCHQSPSGNSFWDGLEKELTTVERQNEIYQYPNAFISLVSYAIIANRYLEQLLRIALNPDFVEIAKNFSDQSSYNSTKRELLLVNCSLNIEMPGYDGPRLCTNDAQTFEKLYRKPIPSVEKGNNFTNHEAFLLLLLDTVRKILGEKNSASLVYLQPHFVTPDIVFKMDGHDEKNTVMSYGNCKVQRFALIGGSRNMYSRFSDHPMGPLSMKIRQIETMGYRVIVIPWFEFLKRSKSDRLALISHRIRLKINDRKI, encoded by the exons ATGGATCACgttatcaaaaaaattttgccgCAAATTCTTGTAACTCATCAAAAATATTTCAGGAGTCTGGGAGGATGCTATTATCTATCTTCAAAAACCGTACTTTCAAATATGGCTTTGCTGTTGAAATCCGGTGACAAAGAAGATTGTATCCCAGAAAATAACGACCCCTTTAGGTTACTACTAGATAGTAATCTCATTCATAAGAAATCCATTACCAAGTGTCATTCTCTGACTTTACACAATGGTTCGATACTGCCAAACATGGAACACTTTTCTAAAAACAAGAGCCACTATGAAGAGTTTATTGAATGGATTGACAAGCCCGATTTTGACATAAAatctgaaaaatttaaaacccTTATATCTGGTATGTTGGAAAACTTACATTTAATAAGTGGAGAACATCTTGTCAATATCATCAATCGACTTTGCCTAAAcggagagaaaacaaaacaagtggAGTGCCTAGTTGCTAAATTGGATCAAAAGTGTTGTgaaaattcaagaaagtgGGACAAAAGTATTTACATTGCAGCAGCTTGGAGCTTTTTCCAACTCAAATCTTACAGTGCATTTAATCTacagaaaaaaatggtgatgGATTTAGCTGGTGTTGTAAAACAAATGAGTTCTCAAGAACTGATAATGTATTTGGTAATTCTAAAACAATTCCGAAGATTTCCGAGAAAGATTAATAAAGCAGACATAGAGATTCGACTAAACGAAGTGCTAGATAATGTTTCAATTGAAGATCTAGGGCTGGCCTGTTTAGCGTTTTTTGAGTGCAATGAAGCTGTCCAAAACACTGAACTTGTTGGGCGGCTAGTAGAAAGGCTTCTTATTGATGCAAACTCAACGGACGAAAAAACAGTAGGATCTATGTTAAAGCTTTTCCGAAGAAGTAGTACGGACTCCGGAAACTTTGCCAAACAAGTCCTGGATATTCAACCAAGACTTTGCGATCTTGTTCATCGCTGGAATCCTAAAGTGCTTATACAATTAATAGCCGTCGGTAGCAACATATTGTTTTTTCATCACGCCACCATCGAGCGTGTCGCAAGAAAAATTCTTACATGTCTGAATGAAGCCCGACTTAAAGATCTAGAGCGATTAGCGATGGCTATTGCCATTTCGTGTCACCAGTCTCCCAGTGGTAATTCTTTCTGGGATGGGTTAGAAAAAGAACTTACTACGGTAGAAAGGCAGAACGAAATCTACCAGTATCCTAATGCATTTATTTCTCTAGTCAGTTACGCCATTATAGCGAATCGATACCTTGAGCAATTGCTACGCATTGCGTTAAATCCAGATTTTGTGGAAATCGCCAAGA ATTTTTCAGACCAGTCGTCCTATAACAGTACGAAACGTGAATTGCTGCTCGTAAACTGCTCGCTTAATATAGAAATGCCTGGATACGACGGGCCAAGATTGTGCACGAACGACGCGCAAACATTTGAAAAG ctttatAGGAAACCCATACCGAGTGTTGAAAAGGGGAACAATTTTACTAATCACGAAGCATtccttcttttgttgttggatACCGTACGAAAAATTCTTGGGGAGAAGAATTCTGCGTCGTTGGTTTATCTCCAGCCTCATTTTGTCACACCAG ATATCGTTTTTAAAATGGATGGCCATGATGAAAAAAATACCGTAATGTCGTATGGCAACTGTAAAGTTCAGCGTTTTGCTTTGATAGGAGGTTCTAGAAACATGTATTCGAGATTCAGCGATCATCCTATGGGTCCATTAAGTATGAAAATTCGTCAAATTGAAACCATGGGTTACCGTGTTATTGTCATCCCCTGGTTTGAATTTCTAAAGAGGAGCAAAAGTGACCGTTTAGCGCTCATCAGCCACAGAATCCGCCTTAAAATAAATGACAGAAAAATCTGA
- the LOC116925184 gene encoding steroid receptor RNA activator 1: MAFRPGNHDRAWNDPPIFSYQQGALSGDTKPEENVTSSSRKTPLNKRIAFPLSGGISKPTMTVTSPPIGLPPPCITLPISASANLPEVSNDQSSKSTLETREQLDLSLQKISNILHDCLKSYIEAEKQEDFNKRLQHLYTSWKDGKLNADIRQRLTIISESLELKDFVKAENVRVALAVDYTADCASWIMVIKNIITKMETKLSGL; the protein is encoded by the exons ATGGCTTTTCGTCCAG GAAATCATGATCGTGCATGGAACGACCCTCCCATATTTTCCTACCAGCAAGGGGCTTTGTCTGGCGACACCAAACCGGAGGAAAACGTGACTAGCAGTTCAAGGAAGACACCTCTAAATAAAAGGATTGCCTTCCCTCTGAGTGGTGGCATATCAAAACCTACAATGACAGTGACATCACCACCTATTGGTCTTCCTCCCCCATGTATAACCTTACCAATATCAGCATCAGCAAACCTGCCTGAAGTATCAAATGACCAATCAAGCAAGTCTACCTTAGAGACGAGAGAACAGCTAGATTTGAGCTTACAGAAGATCTCTAACATTCTACATGATTGCTTGAAAAGTTATATTGAAGCAGAAAAGCAAGAAGATTTCAACAAACGCTTGCAGCATTTGTATACCAGCTGGAAAGATGGGAAACTGAATGCAGATATCCGTCAACGTTTGACAATAATCAGTGAGTCATTAGAATTAAAAGATTTTGTCAAAGCGGAAAATGTTCGAGTGGCATTGGCAGTTGACTATACAGCTGATTGTGCCAGCTGGATCATGGTTATTAAAAACATTATTACTAAAATGGAAACAAAGCTGAGTGGTTTATAA
- the LOC116925181 gene encoding FAST kinase domain-containing protein 5, mitochondrial isoform X2: MDHVIKKILPQILVTHQKYFRSLGGCYYLSSKTVLSNMALLLKSGDKEDCIPENNDPFRLLLDSNLIHKKSITKCHSLTLHNGSILPNMEHFSKNKSHYEEFIEWIDKPDFDIKSEKFKTLISGMLENLHLISGEHLVNIINRLCLNGEKTKQVECLVAKLDQKCCENSRKWDKSIYIAAAWSFFQLKSYSAFNLQKKMVMDLAGVVKQMSSQELIMYLVILKQFRRFPRKINKADIEIRLNEVLDNVSIEDLGLACLAFFECNEAVQNTELVGRLVERLLIDANSTDEKTVGSMLKLFRRSSTDSGNFAKQVLDIQPRLCDLVHRWNPKVLIQLIAVGSNILFFHHATIERVARKILTCLNEARLKDLERLAMAIAISCHQSPSVSYAIIANRYLEQLLRIALNPDFVEIAKNFSDQSSYNSTKRELLLVNCSLNIEMPGYDGPRLCTNDAQTFEKLYRKPIPSVEKGNNFTNHEAFLLLLLDTVRKILGEKNSASLVYLQPHFVTPDIVFKMDGHDEKNTVMSYGNCKVQRFALIGGSRNMYSRFSDHPMGPLSMKIRQIETMGYRVIVIPWFEFLKRSKSDRLALISHRIRLKINDRKI, translated from the exons ATGGATCACgttatcaaaaaaattttgccgCAAATTCTTGTAACTCATCAAAAATATTTCAGGAGTCTGGGAGGATGCTATTATCTATCTTCAAAAACCGTACTTTCAAATATGGCTTTGCTGTTGAAATCCGGTGACAAAGAAGATTGTATCCCAGAAAATAACGACCCCTTTAGGTTACTACTAGATAGTAATCTCATTCATAAGAAATCCATTACCAAGTGTCATTCTCTGACTTTACACAATGGTTCGATACTGCCAAACATGGAACACTTTTCTAAAAACAAGAGCCACTATGAAGAGTTTATTGAATGGATTGACAAGCCCGATTTTGACATAAAatctgaaaaatttaaaacccTTATATCTGGTATGTTGGAAAACTTACATTTAATAAGTGGAGAACATCTTGTCAATATCATCAATCGACTTTGCCTAAAcggagagaaaacaaaacaagtggAGTGCCTAGTTGCTAAATTGGATCAAAAGTGTTGTgaaaattcaagaaagtgGGACAAAAGTATTTACATTGCAGCAGCTTGGAGCTTTTTCCAACTCAAATCTTACAGTGCATTTAATCTacagaaaaaaatggtgatgGATTTAGCTGGTGTTGTAAAACAAATGAGTTCTCAAGAACTGATAATGTATTTGGTAATTCTAAAACAATTCCGAAGATTTCCGAGAAAGATTAATAAAGCAGACATAGAGATTCGACTAAACGAAGTGCTAGATAATGTTTCAATTGAAGATCTAGGGCTGGCCTGTTTAGCGTTTTTTGAGTGCAATGAAGCTGTCCAAAACACTGAACTTGTTGGGCGGCTAGTAGAAAGGCTTCTTATTGATGCAAACTCAACGGACGAAAAAACAGTAGGATCTATGTTAAAGCTTTTCCGAAGAAGTAGTACGGACTCCGGAAACTTTGCCAAACAAGTCCTGGATATTCAACCAAGACTTTGCGATCTTGTTCATCGCTGGAATCCTAAAGTGCTTATACAATTAATAGCCGTCGGTAGCAACATATTGTTTTTTCATCACGCCACCATCGAGCGTGTCGCAAGAAAAATTCTTACATGTCTGAATGAAGCCCGACTTAAAGATCTAGAGCGATTAGCGATGGCTATTGCCATTTCGTGTCACCAGTCTCCCAGTG TCAGTTACGCCATTATAGCGAATCGATACCTTGAGCAATTGCTACGCATTGCGTTAAATCCAGATTTTGTGGAAATCGCCAAGA ATTTTTCAGACCAGTCGTCCTATAACAGTACGAAACGTGAATTGCTGCTCGTAAACTGCTCGCTTAATATAGAAATGCCTGGATACGACGGGCCAAGATTGTGCACGAACGACGCGCAAACATTTGAAAAG ctttatAGGAAACCCATACCGAGTGTTGAAAAGGGGAACAATTTTACTAATCACGAAGCATtccttcttttgttgttggatACCGTACGAAAAATTCTTGGGGAGAAGAATTCTGCGTCGTTGGTTTATCTCCAGCCTCATTTTGTCACACCAG ATATCGTTTTTAAAATGGATGGCCATGATGAAAAAAATACCGTAATGTCGTATGGCAACTGTAAAGTTCAGCGTTTTGCTTTGATAGGAGGTTCTAGAAACATGTATTCGAGATTCAGCGATCATCCTATGGGTCCATTAAGTATGAAAATTCGTCAAATTGAAACCATGGGTTACCGTGTTATTGTCATCCCCTGGTTTGAATTTCTAAAGAGGAGCAAAAGTGACCGTTTAGCGCTCATCAGCCACAGAATCCGCCTTAAAATAAATGACAGAAAAATCTGA